A genomic window from Peromyscus maniculatus bairdii isolate BWxNUB_F1_BW_parent chromosome 1, HU_Pman_BW_mat_3.1, whole genome shotgun sequence includes:
- the Vstm2b gene encoding V-set and transmembrane domain-containing protein 2B isoform X1, which yields MEQRNRLGALGYLPPLLLHGLLLFVADATFTEVPQDVTVREGDDIEMPCAFRASGATSYSLEIQWWYLKEPPRELLHELALSVPGARSKVTNKDATKISTVRVQGNDISHRLRLSAVRLQDEGVYECRVSDYSDDDTQEHKAQALLRVLSRFAPPNMQAAEAVSHIQSSGPRRHGAPSAVSSSNTGATARTTSEPRHSDKNALPGSPPAIPEVPEAAAAAAAASATHTATTTAAAAAAASSASPPSGQAVLLRQRHGSGTGPGYSTDPLLSLLLLALHKFLYPLLGH from the exons ATGGAACAGCGGAACCGGCTCGGCGCCCTCGGATACCTGCCGCCTCTGCTGCTGCACGGCCTGCTGCTCTTCGTCGCCGACG CTACATTCACCGAAGTCCCCCAAGATGTAACCGTGCGGGAGGGAGACGATATCGAAATGCCCTGCGCGTTCCGGGCCAGCGGAGCCACCTCATACTCGCTGGAGATTCAGTGGTGGTACCTTAAGGAACCTCCCCGGGAGCTGTTACACGAGCTGGCGCTCAGCGTGCCGGGCGCCCGGAGCAAGGTAAC AAATAAGGATGCAACTAAAATCAGC ACCGTGCGTGTCCAGGGCAATGACATCTCGCACCGCCTTCGGTTGTCTGCTGTACGACTCCAGGATGAAGGAGTTTACGAGTGTCGTGTGTCGGACTACAGCGACGACGACACTCAGGAACACAAGGCCCAGGCATTGCTGCGCGTGCTGTCGCGCTTTGCACCGCCCAACATGCAGGCTGCTGAGGCTGTGTCCCACATTCAGAGCAGTGGCCCGCGTCGACACGGAGCCCCCAGTGCTGTCAGCTCCAGTAACACAGGTGCCACTGCCCGCACCACCTCTGAACCCCGGCACAGCGACAAGAACGCACTTCCTGGGAGCCCTCCTGCTATACCAGAAGTTCCAGaggccgctgccgctgccgctgctgcctcTGCGACCCACACAGCCACCAccactgctgcagctgctgctgctgcttcatcAGCGTCACCGCCATCGGGCCAGGCAGTCCTTCTGCGCCAGAGGCACGGTTCCG
- the Vstm2b gene encoding V-set and transmembrane domain-containing protein 2B isoform X2 produces MEQRNRLGALGYLPPLLLHGLLLFVADATFTEVPQDVTVREGDDIEMPCAFRASGATSYSLEIQWWYLKEPPRELLHELALSVPGARSKVTNKDATKISTVRVQGNDISHRLRLSAVRLQDEGVYECRVSDYSDDDTQEHKAQALLRVLSRFAPPNMQAAEAVSHIQSSGPRRHGAPSAVSSSNTGATARTTSEPRHSDKNALPGSPPAIPEVPEAAAAAAAASATHTATTTAAAAAAASSASPPSGQAVLLRQRHGSGTGPGYSTDPLLSLLLLALHKFLYPLLGH; encoded by the exons ATGGAACAGCGGAACCGGCTCGGCGCCCTCGGATACCTGCCGCCTCTGCTGCTGCACGGCCTGCTGCTCTTCGTCGCCGACG CTACATTCACCGAAGTCCCCCAAGATGTAACCGTGCGGGAGGGAGACGATATCGAAATGCCCTGCGCGTTCCGGGCCAGCGGAGCCACCTCATACTCGCTGGAGATTCAGTGGTGGTACCTTAAGGAACCTCCCCGGGAGCTGTTACACGAGCTGGCGCTCAGCGTGCCGGGCGCCCGGAGCAAG GTAACAAATAAGGATGCAACTAAAATCAGC ACCGTGCGTGTCCAGGGCAATGACATCTCGCACCGCCTTCGGTTGTCTGCTGTACGACTCCAGGATGAAGGAGTTTACGAGTGTCGTGTGTCGGACTACAGCGACGACGACACTCAGGAACACAAGGCCCAGGCATTGCTGCGCGTGCTGTCGCGCTTTGCACCGCCCAACATGCAGGCTGCTGAGGCTGTGTCCCACATTCAGAGCAGTGGCCCGCGTCGACACGGAGCCCCCAGTGCTGTCAGCTCCAGTAACACAGGTGCCACTGCCCGCACCACCTCTGAACCCCGGCACAGCGACAAGAACGCACTTCCTGGGAGCCCTCCTGCTATACCAGAAGTTCCAGaggccgctgccgctgccgctgctgcctcTGCGACCCACACAGCCACCAccactgctgcagctgctgctgctgcttcatcAGCGTCACCGCCATCGGGCCAGGCAGTCCTTCTGCGCCAGAGGCACGGTTCCG